From a region of the Pseudanabaena sp. ABRG5-3 genome:
- a CDS encoding phosphate/phosphite/phosphonate ABC transporter substrate-binding protein codes for MKKNLFSPINTALALGLVTLVGLTACSENNQTPTAQSTQTATKTTDKEPAKDNKPAATPSAQAPISEITIAFATRRDTKDLQTKVDQVSTILSKEIGIPVKGVIGDETASVEALRANRASVAFLSGRAALKAEQLSGAKMYLAEVRADYSGGKSYNAVFVVPDESPLKTLSDPQKTLEQLRGKRMAFTSRSSGSGFIFPVSELVGLKFVDGPDRLEQFFGKVTYGDGYSSALQAVLREQADVAVVSEYALLPPWITAEEGKKLRVLHPVPNVPAHGIVIDDGVPADIREKLINALLKLNEPANNELFRSLYNSTQLVKVDHEAHLASMRTAIQRAGLKP; via the coding sequence ATGAAAAAAAATTTGTTTTCACCTATTAATACTGCTCTAGCTCTAGGATTAGTGACATTAGTAGGCTTGACAGCCTGTAGTGAAAATAATCAAACACCTACAGCACAGTCTACCCAGACAGCAACAAAAACTACTGATAAGGAACCAGCTAAAGACAATAAGCCTGCGGCAACTCCATCAGCCCAAGCGCCAATTTCAGAAATTACGATCGCCTTTGCTACTCGTCGCGATACCAAAGATTTACAAACTAAAGTTGACCAAGTTTCTACAATCCTCTCTAAAGAAATTGGGATTCCTGTAAAGGGGGTAATTGGTGACGAAACTGCATCCGTAGAAGCGCTCAGAGCTAACCGAGCCAGTGTCGCTTTCCTAAGTGGTCGGGCTGCACTGAAGGCTGAACAGCTATCGGGTGCAAAAATGTACTTGGCGGAAGTTCGTGCTGACTATTCGGGCGGTAAATCTTACAATGCCGTATTTGTCGTTCCTGACGAAAGCCCTTTAAAAACCTTGTCCGATCCTCAAAAAACCTTAGAACAATTACGTGGTAAACGGATGGCATTTACCTCTCGTTCTTCTGGCTCAGGTTTTATCTTTCCTGTGAGTGAATTGGTAGGACTCAAGTTTGTGGATGGTCCCGATCGCTTAGAGCAGTTTTTCGGGAAAGTTACCTATGGAGATGGCTATAGCAGTGCATTGCAAGCGGTATTGCGAGAACAAGCTGATGTTGCCGTAGTTTCCGAATATGCTTTGCTTCCACCTTGGATTACCGCCGAAGAGGGGAAAAAATTACGGGTACTTCATCCTGTGCCTAATGTACCTGCTCACGGAATTGTCATTGACGATGGCGTACCTGCGGATATCCGTGAAAAGTTGATTAATGCTTTGCTGAAGCTAAATGAGCCTGCAAATAATGAATTATTCCGTAGTCTCTATAATTCCACACAGCTAGTCAAGGTCGATCATGAGGCGCATTTAGCGAGTATGCGTACTGCAATTCAACGGGCAGGACTAAAACCCTAA
- a CDS encoding DUF58 domain-containing protein: MANSSSDRKQRSSRPKKASKLKRFFKWLEWRFATPEFIGGMYTFFTLFFFMAATNTLAGWLYVISGVSFALLIVGAVMPKRLLAEISMVRSPIDPVSVGDDLWVDLRIQNIGRTEKRLLEVRDILPEHLSNILQQEVVIEMIAPLQEYRWRYEAKTTKRGVFLFRSTEIATSSPLGLFRSRRACPSGQKAIVYPTVLPLERCPLVDQLGNDTNPRQYSDDHNYSNATEGLTKTLRPYRWGDPTRLIHWRTSAKFGELRVRELEVTIGGQEVAIALDTSTGWQPEAFEEAVVAAASLYFYAQKSKLSVRLWTTETGIVQSDRVVLETLAATNVSAVATQIDILKDIPDLPVVWLSHRNDSVAYLPLGSRWVLWQNSAKVTVPNQRSLGLTIETISDPEDGSYKSLRSQLQEYLTP; this comes from the coding sequence ATGGCAAATAGCTCAAGCGATCGCAAACAGCGTAGTTCTAGACCGAAAAAAGCTTCTAAGCTTAAGCGCTTTTTTAAATGGTTAGAGTGGCGATTTGCGACACCAGAATTTATTGGGGGAATGTATACGTTCTTTACGCTGTTCTTCTTTATGGCGGCGACTAATACCCTTGCGGGTTGGCTGTATGTCATTAGTGGCGTGAGCTTTGCCTTGTTAATTGTGGGGGCAGTAATGCCAAAGCGCTTGCTGGCAGAAATCTCAATGGTGCGATCGCCCATCGATCCTGTGAGTGTCGGTGATGATCTATGGGTGGACTTGAGAATCCAAAATATAGGTCGCACGGAAAAACGCTTACTAGAAGTTCGGGATATTTTGCCAGAGCATCTCTCAAATATTTTGCAGCAGGAAGTAGTCATTGAGATGATTGCGCCACTTCAAGAATATCGCTGGCGCTATGAAGCGAAAACGACTAAGCGCGGTGTGTTTTTATTTAGATCCACCGAAATTGCCACTTCCAGCCCCTTGGGACTCTTTCGGAGTCGTCGAGCTTGTCCATCGGGACAGAAAGCGATCGTTTATCCAACGGTACTTCCCTTAGAGCGTTGTCCTTTAGTTGATCAATTAGGAAATGATACAAATCCGCGTCAATATAGTGATGACCATAATTATAGTAATGCGACAGAAGGTCTCACTAAAACCTTGCGCCCTTACCGTTGGGGTGATCCGACGAGGTTAATCCATTGGCGTACCAGTGCGAAGTTTGGGGAATTGCGCGTGCGGGAATTGGAAGTAACAATTGGTGGTCAAGAAGTAGCGATCGCCCTTGATACATCCACAGGATGGCAGCCAGAAGCTTTTGAAGAGGCAGTAGTTGCCGCAGCTTCGCTCTATTTCTATGCCCAGAAATCCAAACTAAGCGTGAGGTTATGGACAACAGAGACAGGAATAGTCCAAAGCGATCGCGTAGTTTTAGAAACCTTAGCGGCAACTAATGTCTCTGCTGTCGCCACTCAAATAGACATTCTCAAAGATATCCCTGATTTACCTGTGGTATGGCTTTCCCATCGCAATGATAGTGTTGCCTATTTGCCCCTTGGTAGTCGGTGGGTGTTATGGCAAAATTCGGCAAAAGTGACTGTTCCCAATCAGCGATCGCTAGGTTTAACCATTGAAACAATCTCTGATCCTGAAGATGGAAGTTACAAGTCCCTGCGATCGCAACTTCAGGAATATCTAACACCTTAA
- a CDS encoding phosphonate ABC transporter ATP-binding protein, translating to MEPVLANNLPAIACHNVRTEYQSTLHRPILNGIDLQINHGEFVALLGMNGAGKSTLLRSLVGLVPIPQGEIQICGIPVEQRHIGSVRKNIGFLFQGGGLVDQLSCLDNVLCGCLGELTTWQSLWGFPQRDRRVAMQLLQNLGLQEQIYQKARQLSGGQRQRVAIARTLIQSPHILLADEPTTGLDVSGINQVMESLAEMHSKGLTVVVVLHDLALAAQYAQRAIILDEGKVWYDGDCQNIERQFARLQSLSQFQPANAA from the coding sequence ATGGAACCTGTATTAGCAAATAATTTGCCTGCGATCGCTTGCCACAATGTGCGGACAGAATATCAATCAACATTGCATCGCCCAATTTTGAATGGGATTGATCTCCAGATCAATCATGGAGAATTTGTCGCCTTATTGGGGATGAATGGTGCTGGCAAATCCACACTTCTGCGATCGCTAGTTGGCTTAGTGCCAATTCCCCAAGGGGAAATTCAAATATGCGGTATACCCGTTGAGCAAAGGCATATTGGGTCAGTCCGTAAAAATATTGGCTTCCTATTCCAAGGCGGCGGCTTAGTCGATCAGCTTTCTTGCCTTGATAACGTCCTATGTGGATGTCTCGGCGAACTGACCACATGGCAAAGTCTCTGGGGCTTTCCCCAACGCGATCGCCGTGTTGCCATGCAGCTATTGCAGAATCTGGGTTTACAGGAACAGATCTATCAAAAGGCAAGACAACTAAGCGGTGGTCAACGCCAGAGGGTGGCGATCGCCCGTACTTTAATCCAGTCCCCCCATATTTTGCTCGCTGATGAACCGACAACGGGCTTAGATGTATCGGGAATTAACCAAGTGATGGAGTCGCTAGCGGAAATGCACAGCAAAGGTTTGACCGTTGTGGTTGTGCTGCATGATCTCGCACTGGCGGCCCAGTACGCCCAGAGAGCGATCATTCTTGATGAAGGGAAGGTCTGGTATGATGGGGACTGTCAAAATATTGAAAGACAGTTTGCTAGGTTGCAAAGCCTGTCTCAATTTCAGCCTGCTAACGCTGCCTAA
- the hemW gene encoding radical SAM family heme chaperone HemW, whose translation MSQIFPQSLYLHIPFCKRRCFYCDFAITTGGDHLKQQYVDVLCQEIALTVAEIPPIEPLQTIFFGGGTPSLLSIKQLERILNTIAKYFVIASNAEISLEANAGTVSLETLQGYRNLGINRISLGAQAFQQELLDVCGRGHSVAEIYEAVEAIQKGGFENFSLDLISGLPHQTMTDWQDSLEKAIALQSTHLSVYDLTIEEGTAFGKRYQAGDQPLPTEDHTVAMYIAAHELLPTAGYEHYEISNYAQSGYQAQHNLTYWHNQPFYGMGMGATSYIKRQRIDRPRRMREYLNAIAQWQSSGIGFMAPVIDDREELMDTLMQGLRLAEGLSLGALQLNYGTELCDRALQILHRYQAKNWVKLVDQSQDIRIMLVPPDGWLFSNIIIADLYENL comes from the coding sequence TTGAGCCAAATCTTTCCCCAATCTCTATACCTGCATATTCCCTTTTGTAAGCGACGTTGTTTTTACTGTGACTTCGCAATTACGACAGGGGGAGACCATCTCAAGCAGCAATATGTGGATGTGCTATGCCAAGAAATTGCGCTGACCGTTGCCGAGATTCCACCTATTGAACCATTGCAAACTATCTTTTTCGGTGGTGGTACGCCGTCTTTGCTTTCTATAAAACAACTTGAGCGGATTCTCAATACGATCGCTAAATACTTTGTGATTGCCTCTAATGCCGAAATCTCCCTCGAAGCCAATGCAGGCACTGTTAGTCTGGAGACTTTGCAAGGTTATCGCAATTTGGGCATCAATCGCATTAGTTTAGGCGCACAGGCTTTTCAACAGGAACTATTAGATGTATGTGGGCGTGGTCATAGTGTTGCCGAAATTTATGAAGCAGTAGAGGCAATTCAAAAAGGAGGATTTGAGAACTTCAGTTTAGATTTAATCTCAGGGCTACCCCATCAAACAATGACGGATTGGCAAGATTCCCTCGAAAAGGCGATCGCTTTGCAATCGACCCATCTATCTGTTTATGACTTAACCATTGAGGAAGGCACTGCTTTTGGTAAGCGCTATCAAGCAGGTGATCAGCCATTACCAACGGAAGATCATACAGTTGCAATGTACATCGCCGCCCATGAGTTACTACCTACCGCAGGTTATGAGCATTATGAAATCTCGAATTACGCCCAATCAGGCTATCAGGCACAGCATAATTTGACCTATTGGCATAACCAACCTTTTTATGGCATGGGTATGGGTGCAACCAGTTATATTAAGCGCCAAAGGATCGATCGCCCACGCAGGATGCGGGAATATCTCAATGCGATCGCGCAATGGCAATCATCAGGAATTGGCTTTATGGCTCCTGTAATTGACGATCGAGAGGAGTTAATGGATACGCTGATGCAGGGGTTACGATTGGCGGAAGGTCTGAGTTTAGGAGCCTTGCAATTAAATTATGGAACAGAACTTTGCGATCGCGCTTTGCAAATTCTCCATCGCTATCAAGCTAAGAATTGGGTTAAGTTAGTCGATCAATCACAGGATATTCGGATCATGTTAGTTCCTCCCGATGGTTGGCTATTTTCTAACATCATCATTGCTGACCTATATGAAAATCTGTAA
- a CDS encoding cation:proton antiporter — protein sequence MSSFLINTLSSPHLEQTSTTSSSSGFTGLVSTLIILLIVATGVALITRKLRISYVVGLVLAGLAIPKNILPASIGLDPEVILNLFLPILIFEASVNTDISRLRSTIKPILLLAGPGVVLSASITAVLLKFGVNLAWITACAVSVILTITDTVSVIAAFRSVIVPRALSTIVEGESLFNDGVAIVLLSIITTIFTKGSFTIAEGVQQLFIAFVGGSVLGLVLGYLCVGLFKQLDDALSTILLTVAVALGTFQIGNALGVSSAIAVMIAGLVIGNLGFRQTSAPTEVSLLNFWEYAAFGANTFIFLLVGLEVDPQSLFNSTPIALVAILAYQIGRVISIYPLLYFLSFFERPIPLRWQHILILGNVKGSLSMALTLSLPFSLPDRAQVVTLVFSTVLLSLVGQGSSLSWFVKKLNLSKPSASKQKLENLQLTLITSKAAQRELASLLESGILPKSLYEELFASYQAKVATSEIELRDLYNQTAHEQIDIDEERANLGSTYRRLYLAEKVAINDAIRKGLIADDTGHAYLKVLNEKLLSLRED from the coding sequence ATTAGTTCTTTCCTGATAAATACTTTAAGTAGTCCTCACTTAGAACAAACATCTACAACAAGTTCTTCTAGTGGATTTACTGGATTAGTAAGCACCTTAATTATTCTGTTGATTGTGGCAACAGGGGTAGCACTGATTACTAGAAAATTAAGAATTTCCTACGTTGTCGGTTTGGTATTAGCAGGCTTAGCCATTCCCAAAAATATCTTACCTGCATCCATCGGTCTTGATCCTGAAGTCATCTTAAATTTATTTCTACCGATTTTAATCTTTGAGGCATCCGTAAATACTGACATTAGCCGCCTCCGTAGCACGATCAAACCAATTTTGCTATTAGCGGGACCAGGAGTTGTCCTATCAGCATCAATCACGGCAGTACTACTCAAATTTGGCGTTAATCTGGCATGGATTACTGCTTGTGCCGTTAGCGTGATATTAACAATTACCGATACAGTTTCTGTGATTGCCGCCTTTAGGAGTGTGATCGTGCCAAGGGCGCTTTCCACGATTGTCGAGGGTGAGAGCCTCTTCAATGATGGGGTTGCGATCGTTCTATTGAGTATCATCACCACCATTTTTACAAAAGGCTCCTTTACGATCGCGGAAGGAGTTCAGCAATTATTTATTGCCTTTGTGGGTGGGAGCGTTCTAGGACTAGTCTTGGGATACCTCTGTGTCGGTTTGTTTAAGCAGTTAGATGATGCCCTCAGTACGATTTTGTTAACTGTTGCTGTTGCCCTAGGTACTTTCCAAATCGGCAATGCTTTAGGTGTATCCAGTGCGATCGCGGTCATGATTGCGGGTCTAGTGATTGGTAATCTGGGTTTTCGGCAAACCTCTGCCCCCACTGAAGTGAGCTTACTCAATTTTTGGGAATATGCCGCCTTTGGTGCTAATACTTTTATCTTTTTGCTAGTGGGGCTTGAGGTTGATCCGCAATCTCTTTTTAATAGCACTCCCATTGCTCTAGTGGCAATTTTGGCATATCAAATTGGGCGAGTTATCTCGATCTATCCCCTGCTCTACTTCCTCAGTTTCTTCGAGCGTCCCATCCCGTTACGTTGGCAACATATCTTGATTTTAGGAAACGTTAAAGGTTCTCTGTCTATGGCACTCACCTTGAGTTTACCCTTCAGCTTACCTGACCGAGCGCAAGTGGTGACATTAGTATTTAGTACTGTCCTACTATCCTTGGTGGGACAAGGATCAAGTCTGTCTTGGTTTGTCAAAAAGTTAAACTTATCCAAACCATCGGCTAGCAAGCAAAAGTTGGAAAACTTACAATTAACGTTGATTACATCGAAAGCTGCTCAGCGAGAACTAGCTAGCCTCTTAGAATCGGGGATTTTACCAAAATCTCTGTATGAAGAATTATTTGCCAGCTATCAGGCTAAAGTTGCTACCTCTGAAATAGAACTGCGTGATCTGTATAATCAAACTGCCCATGAGCAAATTGATATAGACGAGGAAAGAGCAAATTTAGGATCAACTTATCGTCGTCTCTATCTAGCAGAAAAAGTGGCAATCAATGATGCGATTCGGAAAGGATTAATTGCTGATGATACGGGTCATGCTTATCTTAAGGTTTTAAATGAAAAGCTCTTGTCATTGAGAGAAGACTAG
- a CDS encoding adenylate/guanylate cyclase domain-containing protein — protein sequence MPAHSRHVHKSPRDRHQLSLKILLIVPFVTQVIAAVGITGWLSVQNGREATQELAPQIGKEVTNTIETHVQGYFAAPLEILQAYGATAQSGNLALENLENLDKLFWQQMRQASNLSFFYGANPQGQFLGVERRGEKDLVLHRSLFSASALERKVVYRLDPNGKVLDQIQADIYDPRDRPWYKESVKAGQAVWSPIYLFVSRPILGITASVPVYGDSGNLRGVLAIDLTLSQIGDFLRQLKISKTGQAFILEPSGEIVATSTSESPFISTPQGQKRIHALQSQNPLLQLVVQNLQQRYRSLTDIPNHQQIQIQWEGATQYVQITRFHNAQGLDWLLIVTVSEQDFRDRININTRNTIVLCALALVFASLTGFYTSKWIAKPVEKLIEASHLLATLSASADLASGQPYHPIETANVRELSILAESFNQMAKQLQASFTALAQSKDELEDRVEQRTADLEELLSLQRATLESIADGILAVDQVGHITSYNQQFVDMFALSEDILSIPNYSLRLEFLAEQMLDSQDFMQRSQTFYSHPESESYDLLSLIDGRVLERYSRPQKLGNQIIGRVWSFQDITARVKAEQALEEQKTYLRLIIDSIPQQIFWKDTNLIFRGCNRNWAMYAQIDNPESVVGKTDYDLVPNPQLANTFRMHDQKIMESNIPEMHVIQQKINPDKQGQSIWLDISKLPIIDAEGKTIGILGVLDDITQRKLAEEALYAEQEKSERLLLNILPKLIADRLKQSHGVIADSFESVTVLFADLVSFTRMSSELSPQDLVDLLNLIFSNFDTLCEIYGLEKIKTIGDAYMVAGGIPLPRANHAEAIAAMALDMVDKVDELRISTGRPLQIRVGIHTGAVIAGVIGTQKFIYDLWGDTVNVASRMESHSEVGKIQVTAETYQLLKHKFDLVERGAIEVKGKGKMQTYWLTGKKSTFDS from the coding sequence ATGCCTGCTCATTCACGCCATGTTCATAAATCTCCACGCGATCGCCACCAGCTTTCTCTAAAGATATTGCTGATCGTTCCATTTGTGACACAGGTAATTGCGGCGGTGGGGATCACTGGCTGGTTGTCAGTCCAAAATGGACGGGAAGCAACACAGGAGCTAGCTCCCCAAATTGGGAAAGAAGTAACGAATACGATTGAAACCCATGTGCAGGGATATTTTGCCGCACCATTAGAAATCTTGCAAGCCTATGGAGCAACGGCGCAGTCGGGAAATCTAGCTTTAGAAAATTTAGAAAATTTAGATAAATTGTTTTGGCAGCAGATGCGCCAAGCTTCTAACCTGTCTTTTTTCTATGGGGCTAATCCTCAAGGACAATTTCTTGGCGTGGAGCGTAGGGGCGAAAAGGATCTGGTGTTACATCGCTCTCTTTTTTCCGCATCAGCATTAGAAAGAAAAGTAGTTTATCGCTTAGATCCTAATGGCAAAGTCCTCGATCAGATTCAAGCAGATATTTACGATCCACGAGATCGTCCTTGGTACAAAGAATCGGTGAAGGCAGGTCAAGCAGTTTGGAGTCCGATTTATCTATTTGTATCGCGCCCGATTTTAGGCATTACGGCTTCTGTGCCAGTCTATGGTGATTCTGGGAATTTACGGGGAGTTTTAGCGATCGACTTAACACTTTCGCAAATTGGTGATTTTCTGCGTCAGCTAAAAATATCAAAAACGGGACAAGCATTTATTCTGGAACCATCGGGGGAAATTGTCGCCACATCAACCTCAGAATCTCCTTTTATTTCCACACCCCAAGGGCAAAAACGTATTCATGCCCTCCAAAGTCAAAATCCTCTATTGCAATTAGTAGTTCAAAATTTGCAACAACGTTATCGCAGTCTTACGGATATTCCGAATCATCAACAAATTCAAATTCAATGGGAGGGGGCAACGCAGTATGTGCAGATTACCAGATTCCACAATGCTCAAGGACTAGACTGGTTGCTAATTGTGACGGTATCTGAGCAAGATTTTCGCGATCGCATCAATATCAATACCCGCAACACCATTGTTCTATGCGCCTTAGCTCTAGTCTTTGCTAGCTTAACAGGCTTTTATACTTCCAAATGGATTGCCAAACCCGTAGAGAAACTAATCGAAGCATCCCATTTATTAGCGACTCTATCTGCCTCCGCCGATCTTGCTAGTGGGCAGCCTTATCATCCCATTGAAACTGCCAATGTGCGTGAACTATCCATTTTGGCAGAATCCTTTAATCAAATGGCGAAACAATTGCAAGCTTCATTTACAGCCCTTGCTCAAAGTAAAGATGAATTAGAAGATCGGGTTGAACAGCGTACTGCTGATTTAGAAGAATTATTGAGTTTGCAAAGAGCGACCCTTGAGTCAATTGCCGATGGGATCTTAGCGGTAGATCAGGTAGGACATATCACCAGCTATAACCAGCAATTTGTAGATATGTTTGCTTTGTCTGAAGATATTTTATCGATTCCCAATTATTCCCTGAGATTAGAATTTCTCGCGGAACAAATGCTCGACTCCCAAGACTTTATGCAGCGATCGCAAACTTTTTATAGCCATCCTGAATCAGAAAGCTACGATCTGCTTTCACTAATTGATGGCAGGGTCTTAGAGCGCTATTCTCGCCCCCAAAAGCTAGGCAATCAGATTATCGGTCGTGTGTGGAGCTTTCAGGATATTACAGCTCGGGTCAAGGCTGAACAAGCTCTCGAAGAGCAGAAAACCTATTTGCGATTGATCATTGATAGTATTCCCCAACAAATCTTTTGGAAAGATACCAATCTCATCTTTCGTGGATGTAATCGTAACTGGGCGATGTATGCCCAAATCGATAATCCTGAAAGCGTAGTTGGTAAAACCGATTATGACCTAGTTCCTAATCCCCAACTTGCCAATACTTTCCGAATGCACGATCAAAAAATTATGGAATCGAATATTCCTGAAATGCACGTAATTCAGCAAAAAATCAATCCTGATAAGCAAGGTCAATCAATTTGGCTAGATATTAGTAAGCTCCCAATTATTGATGCTGAAGGTAAAACTATTGGCATCTTAGGGGTATTAGATGACATTACGCAGCGTAAGCTTGCCGAAGAAGCTTTATATGCTGAGCAAGAGAAGTCAGAGCGATTATTATTAAACATCCTGCCTAAATTAATCGCCGATCGCCTGAAGCAATCACATGGGGTAATTGCCGATAGTTTTGAGTCCGTTACGGTTCTCTTTGCCGATCTCGTCAGTTTTACTAGAATGTCTTCGGAACTCTCTCCTCAGGATTTGGTTGATCTACTGAATCTAATTTTTTCTAATTTTGATACGCTCTGTGAAATCTATGGCTTAGAGAAAATCAAAACTATTGGTGATGCTTATATGGTGGCAGGGGGGATTCCGCTTCCTAGAGCAAACCATGCGGAGGCGATCGCGGCGATGGCGTTGGACATGGTTGATAAAGTAGATGAACTCCGTATCTCGACGGGTAGACCCTTACAAATCCGCGTTGGTATTCATACGGGGGCAGTAATTGCTGGTGTGATCGGGACGCAAAAGTTTATTTATGATCTTTGGGGCGATACAGTAAATGTGGCGAGTCGAATGGAATCCCATAGCGAAGTTGGTAAAATTCAAGTTACTGCGGAAACCTATCAACTTCTCAAACATAAGTTTGATTTAGTCGAGCGTGGTGCGATTGAAGTTAAGGGTAAAGGCAAAATGCAGACCTATTGGCTCACTGGCAAAAAATCCACTTTTGACTCGTAA
- the phnE gene encoding phosphonate ABC transporter, permease protein PhnE: MKFTDQIRPYISKITSSRYNIWGIRVLVTIGLVWAYIWSLNGLKVNPELIKTSLPYMTDFLSRLLPPDLSILDVAIKALIETVQMSLWGTTIGAILSIPLALISARNLSPLWLRWLANLLQNAVRSVPSIILGLFFVAATGLGAPAGTLALGIYTIGYLAKFYQEAIESVDRRSLEALQVSRASWWQIAQYGVMPQVLPLCLGYTLYMFEYNIRAASVLGVVGAGGIGFELVSYIRGFEYNKATTMMLVLLVVVTSIDALSSQLRNKFKSD, from the coding sequence ATGAAATTTACTGATCAGATTCGCCCCTATATTTCTAAAATTACTTCTAGCCGCTACAACATCTGGGGCATCAGAGTCTTAGTAACTATTGGTTTAGTTTGGGCCTATATCTGGTCATTAAATGGTTTAAAGGTTAATCCCGAATTAATCAAAACTAGTCTGCCCTACATGACAGATTTTCTGTCACGCCTTTTGCCGCCCGATCTGAGCATTTTAGATGTGGCAATTAAGGCGTTAATTGAGACTGTGCAAATGTCTCTATGGGGAACGACGATTGGCGCAATTCTTTCGATTCCCCTTGCCCTCATATCCGCACGCAACCTTTCTCCATTATGGCTACGTTGGCTCGCTAATCTTCTCCAAAATGCTGTCCGTTCTGTTCCATCAATTATTTTAGGTCTATTCTTTGTCGCCGCAACGGGCTTAGGTGCGCCCGCAGGAACCTTAGCATTAGGAATTTATACAATTGGCTATTTGGCAAAATTTTATCAAGAAGCGATCGAGTCGGTTGATCGGCGATCGCTAGAGGCTTTGCAAGTGAGTCGGGCCTCATGGTGGCAAATTGCTCAATATGGGGTGATGCCTCAAGTTTTACCCCTCTGTCTTGGCTATACGCTCTATATGTTTGAATACAATATTCGAGCTGCCTCCGTTTTAGGTGTAGTCGGTGCGGGTGGAATTGGCTTTGAATTGGTGAGTTATATTCGTGGTTTTGAATATAACAAAGCAACGACAATGATGCTAGTTTTGTTAGTAGTTGTAACTAGTATTGATGCATTAAGTAGTCAATTACGGAATAAGTTTAAGTCTGACTAA
- a CDS encoding potassium channel family protein translates to MYILIGGAGMMGLDLAKTLLNMGHTIAVIDTDPLACQYAREKIGVMAFEGSAVNTTVLLEAGIRKCNAFIAALREDALNLAIATLSKHYGVPQIMVRMSDRDFAKPYEMAGATHIISTLELAMSQIVNAIEYPQVDAMMHFEQGQVEVLKLSIPQLCTIVNRTVAEVAQDEKFPTGTLIIGYQAHPHEDLIIPNGNTVLEGGSTILIVTKPSLVKQMLDFMGLNS, encoded by the coding sequence ATGTATATTCTCATCGGTGGTGCAGGCATGATGGGCTTAGACCTAGCAAAAACCCTGCTAAACATGGGTCACACGATCGCTGTAATCGATACCGATCCCCTTGCTTGTCAATATGCCCGTGAAAAAATAGGGGTAATGGCTTTTGAGGGCAGTGCCGTTAATACCACCGTGTTATTAGAAGCGGGAATTCGTAAATGTAATGCTTTTATTGCCGCCTTGCGAGAAGATGCCTTGAACCTAGCAATAGCAACCCTTTCCAAGCATTATGGTGTGCCACAAATCATGGTACGCATGAGTGATCGTGACTTTGCGAAACCCTATGAAATGGCAGGAGCTACCCATATCATCAGCACCTTAGAACTGGCGATGTCGCAAATTGTCAATGCGATCGAATACCCTCAAGTTGATGCCATGATGCACTTTGAGCAGGGACAAGTAGAAGTATTAAAACTCTCAATTCCCCAACTTTGTACCATTGTCAATCGTACCGTTGCCGAAGTTGCTCAGGATGAAAAATTCCCTACTGGTACTCTGATTATTGGCTATCAAGCCCATCCCCACGAAGACTTAATTATTCCCAATGGCAATACTGTTTTAGAAGGTGGCTCAACAATTTTAATAGTTACTAAACCGAGCTTAGTCAAACAAATGCTAGATTTTATGGGGCTAAATTCCTAA